The Stenotrophomonas sp. ZAC14D1_NAIMI4_1 DNA segment GCGGATAGCCCAAGCCTTTCAGCGATGGATATTGAGGACTCTGTCGGGAGATGTGCTGCTTCTGTTGAAGTGAACGGCTGGAATTTGTAGCCCACTGACGTAAGAAGTGCCTCAGACCGTTGGAGCAGATCTTCATCGAAGAACGGCCGCCAGTGGGACTCGACAATGATGGCCTCGCAGGTCAGGTCTACACGGCCGTACCCGAGCAATTTAATGAACCCATCTGATGGCTTGCCGGTCATCAGAATGCGTTTGACGGTATCGAAGCCGCCGTATGTATTGAGCATCTGCTTGAAGCGCGTCGGGGGATATCCCAGGCGGACCGCTTGCTCTGCCGCCTTGAGCAAGTGGTGTGTGAACTGCTCATTCTCATTGCTGTTCAATTTGTATTCCCCCCTGTGACTCAACAACGTTGGATGTAGAGACGGTTCTCTACGATGCAGCCCTATTTGTCGCCCCCGCAGGATTCCCCTGCTGAGTTTCGATGCCCCGGTAGGGGAGGATCGTCGGCAGCAGGTGCTGTGGTCAACGCATTCATGGCTCAGTGGCAGTGCCCCTCAGACTTTTGGGTCGAGATGCTTCGGGAGGCAGGCGATGAGCAGGTTGAGGAAGCGCCCCCCGCTGGACAAGTGGGCGATACCCTTGGATGACTCGAACCCACAGCCTGCCAAGGCCAGCAGCGCCGGTGGCAGCGCCCTGCCGCGCCAGCGCGGGCAGATTCAGCCGCGCGGTGTAAACTATTGATCTCACTGGCAATGCCAGTCTCCACGATCAACACCCCGATGACGTCCGCCACCGCCCGTTACGCCGATTCCCTGCGCCTGTCCGTTGCCCCCATGATGGACTGGACCGACCGCCACTGCCGCGTGTTCCACCGCGTGCTGGCGCCGGGTGCGCGGCTGTACACCGAGATGGTGCACGCCAACGCGGTCATCCACGGCGATCGCGAGCGCCTGCTCGGCTTCGACGCCAGCGAACAGCCGCTGGCCCTGCAGCTGGGCGGCAGCGATCCGGCCCTGCTGGCGCAGGCCGCGCGCATCGCCGCCGACTGGGGCTACGACGAGGTCAACCTCAACTGCGGCTGCCCGTCCGACCGCGTGCAGGCCGGGCGCTTCGGCGCCTGCCTGATGCGCGAACCGGCGCTGGTGGCCGAGTGCGTGGCGGCCATGGTCGCGGCGGTGGACATCCCGGTCACGGTGAAGTGCCGCCTGGGCGTGGACGAGGACAACGATTACGAGGTGTTCGCCGGCTTCGTCGACCGCCAGGTGGCCGCCGGTGCCGCCATGGTCGTGGTCCACGCGCGCAACGCTTGGCTGAAGGGCCTGTCGCCAAAGGAGAACCGCGAGGTTCCGCCGCTGAAGTACGACTGGGCCTACCGCCTCAAGCAGGCGCGCCCGGCGCTGCCGGTGGTCATCAACGGCGGTCTGGCCACCGTGGAGGCGGTGCAGGCCCAGGCCGCGCACGTCGATGGCGTGATGCTGGGCCGCGCGGCCTACCACGACCCCTACCTGCTGCATCAGCTGGAGGCGCTGCAGACCGGCGCCGCGCTGCGCCCGCGTGGCGAACTGCTGCGCGCGCTGCGCCCCTACATCGAGGCCCGCCTGGGCGAGGGCCTGGCCCTGAAGCACATCACCCGCCATCTGCTGGGCCTGTTCCATGGCCAGCCGGGTGGCCGCGCCTTCCGTCAGGTGCTGAGCGAGGGCGCGCACCGCCCCGGCGCCGACTGGGCGCTGATCGAGCAGGCGCTGGCGGTCACCGAGCGCGCATCGGACCGTGCTGCAGCGTGACCGCAGTCACGTTCCTGACTTGACAAGGCCCGTAGATTCGTCCCGAATGTTCACTTAGATGAACAACGCCGGAGAGCACCCGGAAAAGTTCAGATCGGATTCACCGCGCCAAACCAATCATTTGCAAAGGAAATGTAAAGACCGGGTTCCGTATCCGGCGCTCCGGATTTACGACTTTTGAACGAATCGCCGTGCTCGGCTAGGATCGCATCGATGTCTTCCGCTCCCTTCCACCGCCGCATTGCCCTGGCCACCTGCGTGGTCCTGGCGGCTGCCCCCCTTTCTGCAGCGATGGCCCAGCAGCCACCGCGCGGTGGTGGTGGTGGCGGTGAGCCGCGTGCAGCCATGCGCGCGGACATGCGTACGGACATGATGGATCGTGGTGGCCGTGGCGATGATCGTTCGTTGTCCGATGCCGTGCGCCGGGTGCAGCGCTCCACCGGTGGCCACATCCTCGGCGCCGAGCGCGTGCCGTTCGATGGCCGGGACATCAACCGGGTCAAATACATGGATGACCGGGGCCGCGTCCGCTACATGGACGATCCCGCCCCGGCACGTTCACAGCCGCGCACGCCGCGGTCGGATATGTCATCACTACGCGGCGATAACCCCTGAACAGGGATAGTTGCCGTAATACACCGTACCCACAGGCCTCCGGGCCACACCCAGGACACTAGGGAGAGTTCATGCGTATCCTTCTGGTCGAAGACGAAGCCCCGCTGCGTGAGACCCTGGCAGCCCGGCTCAAGCGCGAAGGTTTTGCCGTCGATGCTGCACAGGACGGCGAGGAAGGCCTTTATATGGGCCGCGAAGTGCCGTTCGACGTCGGCATCATCGACCTGGGCCTGCCCAAGATGTCGGGCATGGAGCTGATCAAGGCCCTGCGCGATGAGGGCAAGAAGTTCCCGGTGCTGATCCTGACCGCGCGTTCGAGCTGGCAGGACAAGGTCGAAGGCCTCAAGCAGGGCGCCGACGATTACCTGGTCAAGCCGTTCCATGTGGAAGAACTGCTGGCCCGCGTCAACGCGCTGCTGCGCCGCGCCGCTGGCTGGAGCAAGCCGACCCTGGAATGCGGTCCGGTTGCCCTGGATCTGGCAGCACAGACGGTCAGCGTCACCGGCAGCAATGTCGACCTGACCAGCTACGAGTACAAGGTGCTGGAATACCTGATGATGCATGCCGGTGAACTGGTCTCCAAGGCCGACCTCACCGAGCACATCTACCAGCAGGATTTCGACCGCGACTCGAACGTGCTGGAAGTGTTCATCGGCCGCCTGCGCAAGAAGCTGGACCCGGACGGCGAACTGAAGCCGATCGAGACCGTGCGTGGCCGCGGCTACCGTTTCGCGATCCCGCGCAACGAGGGCTGAGCCTTTCACAAGGCGATAAACGATGTCCGGCCGTCTGTGGTTCTTCCGACGCTGGCGGCCGCGCTCACTGCAGGCGCGCCAGCTGTTCGCCGCGTCCGTGGGCCTGGTCGCGTTCCTGGCCCTGGCCGGTTACGCGCTGGATGCCGCCTTCGCCGATACGGCGAAGGCGAACCTGCGTGAGCGCCTGAAGAACTACGCCACGGCCTACGCGGCCGGCATCGATTTCACCCGCGACCGCTCGCTGTACATCCGCGAGCAGCCGCCGGATCCGCGCTTCGACGTGCCCGGCAGTGGCCTGTACCTGCAGGTGGTGATGCCGGACGGCAAGGGCAATTCGATGTCCGCCGAAGGCCCGATGCTGCCCACCGTGGGCGGCGGCCTGCTGGCCCCGCGCCAGGAAGTGTTCGAAGGCCCGCTGCCGATGATCCAGATCGACGGCAGCCAGGGCTCGGTGTACCGCTACGGCCTGGGCCTGGTGTGGGATGCCGACGCCGACCCCGCCACCGAATTCCCGTACACCATCTACGTGATGGAAGACTCGCGCGCGCTGGGCGCGCAGCTGCGCGTGTTCCGCAGCCGGGTCTGGTTCTACCTGGGCGGCATCGGCCTGATCCTGCTGCTGCTGCAGACCGTCATCCTGCAGTGGAGCCTGCGCCCGTTGCGCCGGGTCATCACCGAGCTGACCAAGGTGCAGCGCGGCGAGACCGAGCGCATGAGCGAGCGCCACCCGCGCGAGCTGGAACCGCTGACCGACAGCATCAATGCCTTCATCGAGAGCGAGCGCGAGAACCTCGAGCGCCAGCGCAACACCCTGGCCGACCTGGCGCACAGCCTGAAGACGCCCATCGCCGTGCTGCGCACGCAGATGGACAGCGGTGCCGGCGATGGCGCCCTGCGCGAGGAACTGGATGTGCAGCT contains these protein-coding regions:
- a CDS encoding response regulator transcription factor translates to MRILLVEDEAPLRETLAARLKREGFAVDAAQDGEEGLYMGREVPFDVGIIDLGLPKMSGMELIKALRDEGKKFPVLILTARSSWQDKVEGLKQGADDYLVKPFHVEELLARVNALLRRAAGWSKPTLECGPVALDLAAQTVSVTGSNVDLTSYEYKVLEYLMMHAGELVSKADLTEHIYQQDFDRDSNVLEVFIGRLRKKLDPDGELKPIETVRGRGYRFAIPRNEG
- the dusA gene encoding tRNA dihydrouridine(20/20a) synthase DusA, producing the protein MPVSTINTPMTSATARYADSLRLSVAPMMDWTDRHCRVFHRVLAPGARLYTEMVHANAVIHGDRERLLGFDASEQPLALQLGGSDPALLAQAARIAADWGYDEVNLNCGCPSDRVQAGRFGACLMREPALVAECVAAMVAAVDIPVTVKCRLGVDEDNDYEVFAGFVDRQVAAGAAMVVVHARNAWLKGLSPKENREVPPLKYDWAYRLKQARPALPVVINGGLATVEAVQAQAAHVDGVMLGRAAYHDPYLLHQLEALQTGAALRPRGELLRALRPYIEARLGEGLALKHITRHLLGLFHGQPGGRAFRQVLSEGAHRPGADWALIEQALAVTERASDRAAA
- a CDS encoding sensor histidine kinase encodes the protein MSGRLWFFRRWRPRSLQARQLFAASVGLVAFLALAGYALDAAFADTAKANLRERLKNYATAYAAGIDFTRDRSLYIREQPPDPRFDVPGSGLYLQVVMPDGKGNSMSAEGPMLPTVGGGLLAPRQEVFEGPLPMIQIDGSQGSVYRYGLGLVWDADADPATEFPYTIYVMEDSRALGAQLRVFRSRVWFYLGGIGLILLLLQTVILQWSLRPLRRVITELTKVQRGETERMSERHPRELEPLTDSINAFIESERENLERQRNTLADLAHSLKTPIAVLRTQMDSGAGDGALREELDVQLQRMNNLVSYQLARAASSGHKLFSAPLPVESNAEEIVRGLEKVYASKGVLCEFDIDPAARFHGEPGDLQELLGNLLENAFKWAKRRVLLTAQPLPAPNARRAGLLLAVDDDGPGIAPEDIGKVLQRGVRGDERVQGHGIGLSIVQDLIKDYRGELLVARSSELGGARFEVRLPPGP